A stretch of DNA from Planococcus antarcticus DSM 14505:
GGTTTTCCTTGCCTGCTTGCTGTGAAGGAAGAATCTTGCCTTCCATGCGGTAAGGGAATGTTGCCGCTTCTTTCAAGATGTTCATCGATGCTCCGAACTCGACTGTTGCTTTAGTGACGGTACTTCCTGCTTCTTTGACAAGCCAGTCGATAATCAACTCTTTGTTTTCCTGCATGACTTCCAACGCTTTTTCAATGACTGCCCGCTTGTTCTGAGGCAATTCTTTTGCCCATTCAACTTGCGCTTCAGCAGCGGCTTTATAGGCAGCATCTAAATCACTCTTATCGGCAACCTGAGTCGTTACCAACTCTTCACCTGTAAACGGATTAGTATTTTTCATCTGGCTATCACTCGAACCTGAAATCCATTCACCATTTATATAAATCTTTGAATAGTCGGTTTTCATTTTGATCTTCTCCATTCTTTTTCGATTTACGGCTGTTGTCTAGGTCTGATCAGAATTTCATTGACGTCGACATGTGCCGGTTGTTCTACTGCATAGGAAATGGCATTTGCGATGTCCTGTGCTTTAAGCATTTCCATCGGTTTGCCTTCTTTAAAGGCAGTCATTATATCTTCATCTGTGATCGTGTTGGTCAATTCTGTTTCGACCGCACCTGGTGAAACGATCGTCACGCGGATTTCATCTGACGGATCAATTTCCTGACGCAGCCCATCTGAAATGGCTCGAACAGCAAATTTGGTGCCGCTGTAAACCGCACTTCCTTTAAAGATGGTGTGGCCTGCCACTGAAGAAATATTTAAAATATGTCCAGATTTCTGCTTTTCCATAATCGGCAAAACGGCGGCAATCCCATAAAGGACGCCTTTAATATTGACGTCGATCATTTTGTCCCATTCGTCGACTTTCAGTTTGTTCATGAAAGAAAGTGGCATTAGTCCGGCATTATTTACCAGCACATCAATTGTCCCGTTTTTCTCAAGCCCTGCTTCTGCTAGTGCTTTCATTTGGTCCGCAGATGTCACATCTGTTACTTTATAATCCGCCGTTCCTCCTGCTGCTTCAATTTCTTTTTTTAATTCCACTAAACGATCTTCACGTCGTGCAGCGAGAAGAACGTGATAGCCTTTTGCCGCCAATTCTTTTGCTGTCGCCTGACCTATCCCGCTACTGGCTCCCGTGATGATTGCAGTTTTGCCTTTTGTCATATCGATTCATCTCCGTTTCCACATTTTAGATGTTTTTTTGAAAAACAGTCTATTATTATATGCGTCTTACCTCTTTACCCACCATGCCTCATCATTTAAACAAACTCCAGTGAACTGTCCACTACATAAGCTCTAGCCTCTTCTTAAAATAGAGCATTTTCAACTTGTCGCCGCCTTCAGTAGCAAAAGAAAATTGATTGAGCTCTCTCATTGTTCTATGCATTGTTGCGTTACGACAAAGCCAACATCTGTTCTTCATTTTCTTGAGGTTGGGAGCGGCGTTCCAATTTCGATTACAGACGTATGAAAAGATTCCACTCATAGGAAAATACCCTTTCGAACAATGAAATAGCTGTTGCTCTGCACACGCCTGAAGAAAGTAACTTCTTTCGGTAAACCTTCAATTAAGAATCTTTAACTAACTCTCTTGTGTTATAATTTTCACAAAGACGGGGGTGTTTTCATGCGGAAAATTTCACTGAAGGAACGCCAGATTATGCGCCGCTCCTATGCCGAAAAAATTATGGAGACTGTCAGTACAGAAGGATTCATCACATTGACGATTCAAGATTTGGCTTGTTTAATGGGTATCAGCAGAGCTTCCTTATATAATTTTTTCGCATCAAAAGAAGACATCATCCTGGAAGTTACGGAAATTTATATCGATTACTTGAAAAAAACCAATCAATTCATTAACAACTCTCGCTTTTCTTATGTTCAACGATTGCCGACCGTTTTTGAACAGTCTGCTTTTTCAGCTGTCTATGCGTCGGAAATTTATTTGAGTGAATTAAGGTCTGTCTACCCTGCGTTCTACGATCGGAAGTTAAAATTGGCCAATGAACGAATAGCCATTCTTCATACATTTTATGAAAACGGTATCATTGACGGTGACTTCAATCCACTTCACCCTGCACTGATCGTTGCCCAGGACGAGGCTGCTTTACGGAAAATCTTGAACTCTTCGTTTTTAACAGATGTGGGCCTGTCTTTGGAAGATGGTATGTACGGTTATTATGAGATTATGAAGCATCGCACATTTACTCCTGCCTCCATGAAACGCGGACAAGATCCTTACATCAAAAATGTGG
This window harbors:
- a CDS encoding SDR family oxidoreductase, whose product is MTKGKTAIITGASSGIGQATAKELAAKGYHVLLAARREDRLVELKKEIEAAGGTADYKVTDVTSADQMKALAEAGLEKNGTIDVLVNNAGLMPLSFMNKLKVDEWDKMIDVNIKGVLYGIAAVLPIMEKQKSGHILNISSVAGHTIFKGSAVYSGTKFAVRAISDGLRQEIDPSDEIRVTIVSPGAVETELTNTITDEDIMTAFKEGKPMEMLKAQDIANAISYAVEQPAHVDVNEILIRPRQQP
- a CDS encoding TetR/AcrR family transcriptional regulator, whose protein sequence is MRKISLKERQIMRRSYAEKIMETVSTEGFITLTIQDLACLMGISRASLYNFFASKEDIILEVTEIYIDYLKKTNQFINNSRFSYVQRLPTVFEQSAFSAVYASEIYLSELRSVYPAFYDRKLKLANERIAILHTFYENGIIDGDFNPLHPALIVAQDEAALRKILNSSFLTDVGLSLEDGMYGYYEIMKHRTFTPASMKRGQDPYIKNVVEVIVSQLKKK